The Paenibacillus sp. FSL H7-0357 nucleotide sequence TAATATATTCATTTTAAACACTTTCGCAGAAATAGTTACCAAACAAAACAATCGCATAATGTAAACTAAATTGTGCATTTGTAAAAATAACGTTGCTATTTTGAGAAAACTATTATACATTTAAGGGAGTAAAGCGAAGCGTATGCGGCCGCTATTTGCAGAGTGAAAGAAAACAATAATATAGAGGTGAAATTACATATATGGCACGGGGAAAAGTAACGATACAGGATATCGCTGATGCTCTGGGGATCTCCAGAAACACGGCCTCCAAAGCCTTGAACGGAACGGAAGGATTGCCTGAAGAAACCAGAAACAAAGTTATCAAAAAGGCGATTGAGTTGAAATATAAGCAGTTTTCTTTAATGGAAACCGAAAATGTCCTGCCAAAGAGCTCGAGAAACATTGCTTTATTAACGGAGAATTTGCCGAATACTTCGCATTTTGGATCGACTTTGATCAGCGGCCTGGAAAAGCGGATCAGTGCAGAAGGATATAATTTGTCCATTCACATCATCCGGGAGATTGAACAGAAATCTCTGTCCCTCCCTAATAATTTCGATGTATCCAATGTGGACGGAATCATATGTATTGAGCTGTTCAACTTGGAGTACAGTAACCTGATTACAAGCCTTGAGATTCCGACCATTTTCATCGACTGTTCCGCACATGTCTGCTACCCTGATTTCCGGGCGGACGTGTTGTTAATGGAGAACGAACACAGCACCTATCAGCTTACTAAAAAGTTGATTGAGGGCGGTTACAAAACCCTGGGGTTTATCGGGGATTATAATCATTGCCGGAGCTTTAATGAAAGATGGGTAGGTTTTAATCGTGCTCTGACCGAGGCTGGAATCCCGCTAGATCCCGGCCAGTGCGTTCTCGATGAGGATAATCTCTTTTTCTCCAGTCCCGGCTGGGCGGA carries:
- a CDS encoding LacI family DNA-binding transcriptional regulator, with the translated sequence MARGKVTIQDIADALGISRNTASKALNGTEGLPEETRNKVIKKAIELKYKQFSLMETENVLPKSSRNIALLTENLPNTSHFGSTLISGLEKRISAEGYNLSIHIIREIEQKSLSLPNNFDVSNVDGIICIELFNLEYSNLITSLEIPTIFIDCSAHVCYPDFRADVLLMENEHSTYQLTKKLIEGGYKTLGFIGDYNHCRSFNERWVGFNRALTEAGIPLDPGQCVLDEDNLFFSSPGWADERLNDIAELPSAFVCANDYIAVSFMKSLKNLNHSIPGDIVICGFDNGPESKIIEPHLTTVHIYSNEMGVKAAEILLSRITYPEQPYQVSHIYTKPIIRDSTPNIS